Proteins from a genomic interval of Sulfurihydrogenibium sp.:
- a CDS encoding ACT domain-containing protein, whose product MNHFIIVAIGEDKPGIVAKVTEILFKNGFNIEDSSMTRLNNEFTIMLIVKGDKSLEHLKQEFSQLEKEGLTIIIKEVSEVVINKPRKKLPIFNIAVYGSDKPGIVYKVSKLLADKGINISDLRTEKVNSLYIMFIESEFPEEVDILEFNREIEKLKQELDVDIEIENVETAEL is encoded by the coding sequence ATGAATCATTTTATTATTGTAGCAATTGGAGAAGATAAGCCAGGAATAGTCGCAAAAGTTACTGAAATCTTATTTAAAAACGGCTTTAACATTGAAGATTCATCAATGACAAGATTAAACAATGAGTTCACCATAATGCTGATTGTGAAAGGAGATAAAAGCTTAGAACATCTTAAGCAAGAATTCAGCCAGCTTGAAAAAGAAGGCTTAACTATCATCATAAAAGAAGTATCTGAGGTTGTTATAAACAAACCAAGAAAAAAGTTACCAATTTTCAATATAGCAGTCTACGGCTCTGATAAGCCTGGCATAGTTTATAAAGTATCAAAACTACTTGCAGATAAAGGAATAAATATCTCAGATTTAAGAACGGAAAAAGTAAATAGTCTTTATATTATGTTTATAGAATCAGAATTTCCGGAAGAAGTAGATATTTTAGAGTTTAATAGAGAGATAGAAAAGCTAAAACAAGAGTTAGATGTTGACATAGAAATAGAAAACGTAGAAACGGCAGAGTTATAA